The proteins below are encoded in one region of Fibrella aestuarina BUZ 2:
- the pruA gene encoding L-glutamate gamma-semialdehyde dehydrogenase, producing MTNSITGVPMPQNEPVKEYRAGSPERQALRQALQEAKRVEKELPMVINGKPIETGKRIRVVPPHEHKHTLGYLHEGDASHVTQAIDAALAARTAWAETSWEHRASIFLKAADLIAGPYRAKLNAATMLGQSKNVYQAEIDSACELIDFLRFNVHYMTEIYSEQPYSPPGVWNRLEYRALEGFVFALTPFNFTAIAGNLPTSAALMGNVVVWKPAYTQAYAAQVIMEILQESGLPDGVINLIYVDGPEAGDVIFKHPDFAGIHFTGSTGVFQTIWKEIGNNIGTYKTYPRIVGETGGKDYILVHPTANVTEAVVAMVRGAFEYQGQKCSAASRAYIPASLWPAIQEGVKTELARQKMGSVEDFTCLFNAVIDERSFKKLAAYIDQAKADGATIVAGGNYSSEEGYFVEPTIIQVNDPKYRTMCDELFGPVLSVYVYDDEAIDDVIELIDTTSPYALTGAILAKDRYAIETLTKKLTNTAGNFYINDKPTGAVVGQQPFGGARASGTNDKAGSALNLLRWVSVRTIKETLTPPRSVDYPFMTAD from the coding sequence ATGACAAACTCGATCACGGGCGTTCCAATGCCCCAGAATGAACCGGTTAAAGAGTACCGGGCTGGCTCACCCGAACGCCAGGCTTTGCGCCAGGCGCTTCAGGAAGCCAAACGTGTTGAAAAAGAACTGCCGATGGTGATCAACGGCAAACCTATTGAAACCGGCAAGCGCATCCGGGTAGTGCCGCCGCACGAACACAAGCATACGCTGGGATACCTGCACGAAGGCGATGCCAGCCACGTGACGCAGGCAATTGATGCGGCGCTGGCTGCCCGCACCGCCTGGGCCGAAACATCATGGGAGCACCGGGCCAGCATCTTCCTGAAAGCTGCCGACCTGATCGCGGGGCCGTACCGCGCCAAACTCAACGCCGCAACCATGTTGGGCCAGTCGAAAAACGTGTATCAGGCCGAAATCGACTCGGCTTGCGAGCTGATCGACTTTTTGCGGTTCAATGTGCATTACATGACCGAGATCTACAGCGAGCAACCCTATTCGCCACCCGGCGTCTGGAATCGGCTGGAGTATCGGGCACTAGAAGGCTTTGTGTTTGCCTTGACCCCCTTCAACTTCACGGCGATCGCGGGTAACCTACCCACGTCGGCCGCCCTCATGGGTAACGTCGTCGTCTGGAAACCGGCCTACACGCAAGCCTACGCAGCGCAGGTGATCATGGAAATATTGCAGGAAAGCGGCCTGCCCGACGGCGTTATCAACCTCATCTACGTTGATGGACCCGAGGCTGGCGACGTAATCTTCAAACACCCTGATTTTGCCGGTATCCATTTCACTGGCAGCACAGGCGTTTTCCAGACTATCTGGAAGGAGATCGGCAACAACATCGGCACCTACAAAACGTACCCACGCATCGTTGGCGAAACGGGTGGCAAAGATTACATCCTCGTGCATCCAACGGCTAACGTAACCGAAGCGGTGGTGGCCATGGTGAGAGGGGCGTTTGAGTACCAAGGCCAAAAATGCTCAGCGGCGTCAAGGGCATATATACCGGCGAGTTTATGGCCAGCCATCCAGGAAGGCGTGAAAACCGAACTGGCCCGCCAGAAAATGGGCAGTGTTGAAGATTTCACCTGTCTCTTCAATGCGGTTATCGACGAGCGCTCATTCAAAAAGTTAGCAGCATACATCGATCAGGCCAAAGCTGACGGCGCCACAATTGTCGCTGGCGGAAACTACAGCAGCGAAGAGGGGTATTTTGTTGAACCGACCATAATCCAGGTCAACGATCCCAAATACCGGACGATGTGTGATGAACTGTTCGGTCCGGTGCTCTCGGTATACGTGTACGACGACGAAGCCATCGACGATGTCATTGAGTTAATTGATACGACGTCACCCTACGCGCTGACGGGCGCTATCCTGGCTAAGGACCGGTACGCTATCGAGACGTTGACGAAAAAACTGACCAATACGGCCGGCAACTTTTACATCAACGACAAGCCCACAGGGGCCGTTGTGGGGCAACAACCTTTCGGGGGAGCACGAGCTTCGGGTACCAACGACAAAGCTGGCTCTGCACTGAACCTGCTACGCTGGGTTTCGGTGCGTACAATTAAGGAAACGCTAACTCCGCCGCGCTCAGTCGATTACCCATTTATGACGGCTGATTGA
- the thrC gene encoding threonine synthase, which produces MVCCNRLFARNLRALLPDYAMTFYSTNDATNVVSVQEALFNSMPQDRGLYMPSAIPALPAGYLNSLPGKSFADIAYDLTKLWLTGDLTDAQVAQLVEQAFPFDTPLVELEAGRKYVLELFHGPSLAFKDVGARFMAGLMSIFSASYDKEVHILVATSGDTGGAVAMGFHNVPGVRVSILYPKGRVSLLQEKQLTTLGGNVQAFEVDGSFDDCQALVKTAFLDQELNQTFALSSANSINIFRLIPQSFYYFRALAQLAPNHKPVVFSTPSGNFGNLSAGVLGWRMGLPVEAFVAATNLNKVVPDYLSSGTYEPMASLATLSNAMDVGNPSNFSRLKRLLGDDYASITDRIKGYYFTDDQTIDEIKRLRDVYNYVACPHTAVGLLGLESYQHFAVDNCGIALATAHPAKFSPAVDEILGQAVDVPERLAILANRTKQAIAIPGTFEAFKESLLQTA; this is translated from the coding sequence ATGGTATGCTGTAACCGACTGTTTGCACGTAACTTGCGTGCTCTTTTGCCCGATTACGCTATGACTTTCTACAGTACTAATGACGCAACAAATGTTGTTTCGGTTCAGGAGGCATTGTTTAACAGTATGCCCCAGGATCGTGGATTATACATGCCCTCGGCAATTCCGGCGTTACCGGCTGGCTATCTGAATTCGCTGCCCGGTAAATCGTTTGCTGACATTGCCTACGACCTGACCAAGCTCTGGCTAACCGGCGATCTGACCGACGCACAAGTAGCCCAATTAGTCGAGCAGGCCTTCCCGTTCGACACGCCCCTCGTTGAGCTGGAAGCGGGCCGGAAATACGTGCTTGAACTCTTTCACGGTCCTTCGCTGGCTTTCAAAGATGTGGGCGCTCGTTTTATGGCTGGCTTGATGTCGATCTTTTCGGCGTCGTATGATAAGGAGGTTCATATCCTGGTGGCGACCTCTGGTGATACGGGCGGAGCTGTCGCGATGGGTTTCCACAACGTACCTGGCGTGCGGGTTTCCATTCTCTATCCGAAAGGACGGGTCAGCTTGTTGCAGGAAAAGCAGCTGACGACGTTGGGCGGCAATGTGCAGGCCTTTGAGGTCGATGGTTCGTTCGACGATTGTCAGGCGTTGGTCAAGACGGCATTTCTGGATCAAGAACTGAACCAGACTTTTGCCTTGTCGTCGGCTAATTCAATTAACATCTTCCGGCTTATTCCGCAAAGCTTCTATTATTTCCGCGCCTTGGCTCAACTGGCACCTAACCACAAGCCGGTTGTTTTCTCCACGCCTTCGGGCAACTTCGGTAACCTTAGCGCCGGGGTTCTCGGCTGGCGAATGGGACTACCCGTTGAGGCCTTTGTGGCAGCGACCAATTTGAACAAAGTTGTGCCTGATTATCTGTCGTCAGGTACGTACGAACCAATGGCTTCACTGGCTACGCTCTCCAACGCGATGGATGTAGGTAACCCAAGCAATTTCAGCCGGCTAAAACGGTTGCTGGGGGATGATTATGCTTCAATTACCGATCGCATAAAAGGCTACTATTTCACTGACGATCAGACTATTGATGAGATAAAAAGGCTTCGCGATGTGTATAACTACGTTGCTTGTCCCCATACGGCTGTTGGTTTATTGGGCCTTGAAAGTTATCAACATTTTGCTGTGGATAACTGTGGAATTGCGTTGGCAACTGCTCATCCAGCCAAATTTAGCCCGGCGGTTGACGAGATTTTGGGACAAGCTGTCGACGTACCTGAGCGGCTTGCTATACTGGCCAATCGCACCAAACAAGCGATTGCCATTCCAGGTACGTTCGAGGCGTTTAAAGAATCACTTCTCCAAACGGCATAA